The genomic region CCTTCGACCGACGGATGCGCAAAGCACATGATTGATGTGACAATTAGAAAACTCACTTATTTTGTTTCGATCAAGAATTAGTCTTGCTATTTCTCAAAAAGATCTTTCACTAATTTTGTTTTACTTTTGAGTATATTGTCCTTAAGCTGAATCCTTGAGCTTGGCATATCAATGTTTTTTCCTCGCTTACCAATAACTCCAATATCAGCAAGCTTGCTTGTCTCAATTCTATTGCCTTTAATATAAACATCTCGGCACCAGTTAAGCTCAATTCCATATCGCATCGAACCAGATATGATATTATCGATAATATTAACGTGCATAGTTGGACCATACTTATCTTTAGGCAGAGGTGATTTTTTATTCGGACGTTCTACATTGGGCGCTGCAATTCGGATGCTATTCCAACATGAATTCTTGATTGTATTCCCCTTTATCAAGCAATGATAACCCTGGCTTAACGCGCCGCCGAAATATATCCCATACTGATCCTCTCGTTTCTGATTTTTTCTTCCCGAACCCTCAATATAATTCCCTATAATATACATATGATTTTGGCCATCTGCGATTTCAATGCCACCAGTTCTAGCATTTAGTATCTTATTGTTTATTATGAGATTCTTTTCACCTTTGTTCAAATTTCCGTGTGAGTCAAAAGCAACTCCATGCGCAAAATCACCGCCCGGAAGAAGCCCCGTATCTTTGATGGTATTCTCGGACACTTCACTAAAACTTCCACCATTGGCAAAGATGATTCCATGTGTGGTGGTGCGCTCTACGGTGTTCTTTGTGATGAGAGCATGACTGACTCCATCGAACATGGCGATTCCGGCCCTACCTGTACTTTGTATATGACATTTCTCAATGAGGAAGTATTTACTTTTCGAACCCTTACACAATATCCCACAGGCTCCGACTTCCCTAACAGTGACTTTACTGACAGATACTCTTGAAGAGTCCTTCACGCTCAAGATCCCATTAGTGTCACATTTATCAACCCCACCACCAACAATAGTAAAGTTAGAGATAAAAACACTCTCGACGCCGTCTAAGACGATAGCAGCAGGCAAAGTCAAGGCTGGCTTCAATGTGACAGAGCCCTCTCCCCTGAGCAATTGATTTCTCTGAGGCTTAAGTGGCTGATCGAGAAGATATACTCCGGGTTTGAAGACAAACTCAATACTCTTACCATCATTTTCTTTTGCTAGTTGGTTAAAGAGTTTAGCCATACTTTTTCCACTTAGAAGCATCCTACCTGCTTTTGATTTAGCACTAAATGATTTTTCTGTAGCGGAGAGATGGATCTCACGTCTACGTCTGCCAAGAACGCCCTTGTTTATATTAGACTTAATACTCACCTGATAAGAAAACGGCGCCTTAAGTCTTCCTTGCCTATACGAGACCACATAAGGTTTAAATGACTCTCCTGCCTGAATGCCCTCCCCCCGATTAAAAACAACAACAATACAAATCCACGTAATGATGAAAAATTCATTTTTCTGTCCCCTTCCAGATTGAGTTCAACTCGTTTACAACCAGGCTGTTTATTTTCAGATCGTCACCTTTTGATACTTTAAAAGAGATCTTATCAGAAGTCGGCAAACAATAACTGGCTGCGACATATGCCCCTTCATTAACAAACATCTCAATAGAAAGTCGGTCGAGCAAAATACGCAAGCTCACTTTACCATCAACGCTCGGAGCTGGAATTTTTATCAAATCGGTGCCGCGGTCAATATCACGGAACTCAATGCTCTTAACCTTGACCATCTTGCCGTTCTTATCCGGAAACATTGTGCTATTACCATATACCACATCAAGTCCGCATATATTGAACGTTACCAGGTCATCTCCTGACGGCTCAAATTCGACGATCATATCAACTAGATCGCCTTTGATACCTGAAACAGCTGCGCTGGCTTTTGATGCAGTCGTAAGGTTCTCAAACGTATGGCTCTTCTTATAAAGCTTTTTAATCCCATCAATCGGCCAGCGATACATACGCTCGCCCTCTGCTGTTGATTTAAGGGTCAACTCGCAAGGGAAACTCATCTGCTGGGTAAAGGGTAATTCATGCTTCTTAAAAGGGTTATTTTTTCCTGCGCCTTTCAACCATGCTATCTGGTACACACGCCCGTCGGGACTGTTATTAAAAGTCTGACTGGCATAGAAGGCTTTAAAGAAACGGCGGCCACCCCAGTCTCCCAATAACATCTTATTATCACTTTTAAAAACAGAGCCATCGAAATCGCCAATCTGATAATAAAAGGCAGCGTCGTTACAAACCCACTTGGTGTTATTTTTATTGCCATCAAGCGGCAGTTCATACATATCAAAACATTCAACAAAATTACGGCTGAAATCGCCGGTCTTTGTCCAGTTAACCATATCATCTGAGTTCCAGATTCTAACCAGCTTATCAGGACCTGCAACTATCACTGCCATAATCCATTTTTTTGTTGCTTCATGCCAGAACACCTTCGGGTCGCGCTCTCCTTTCCATATCCCCTGATTTGGAACCACCGGATCACCATCGTTGATCAGAGTATAGGTACGCCCTTTGTCAGTACTGTAAGCTGCGCACTGCTCCATGGGACCTGCCGTGAGCGTAAAATATGCAACCAACGTTTTTGTATCTCCGACCTGTTTACCCAGGCTATTGTTGTGGTCAACCACTGCACTACCCGACCAGATCACACCACCTTTGCCACTTCCGCTTTTGTAGGGTAGGATCGCATGTGGCAGTTGCTCCCAGTGAAGCATATCCTTACTGACTGCGTGTCCCCACGATTTTGGTCCGTCACCATTTTTAATCGAAACATGCTGAAAATACATGTGCCATTCGCCATCATAATAAACCAGACCATTGGGGTCATTTAGCCAATTCTTGCGCGAAGTAAAGTGAAACTGTGGTCTGTACTTCTGATCGTAGCCAACATCCTTATAGCTTTCGAAGGTCATATGTTTTTTATTGAAACGAGGGTCGTCTTCTGCTTTCAGCTCTAAGAATGCGCCGGAGGTGATTGTTAATGTAAGTAGTATTTTAACGTATAGTTTTAAAGTCATATTATTTCCCATATACCTGAACTTCACTTAAACCGCTCCATTTTCTCTTTGCCATCACAAGATCAGTGATTTTAACAGAGCTTGTAGAGCGCGCTTTGAATTTAATAGCTTGAGCTTTTGCATTTCGCTTTAGTTTAAACGGGACTTTTGAGCCGTCGGAGAATTCCAGTGTCCCTGACTTAAAATAGCTGTCGTGATCGCCTTCACGATACGGAGAGAAATCCGCACGTATATAGATGACAACCATGTCCACCTCATGCTTTTTACCCAGGTCAATTTTCACCCAGATATTATCAGCAACATTAGGACCCCATGAAGGGAAATGTTCGCCGTTAAGCCCATTATGACCATGTCCTTTGTTTGAGGTTTTGCCGTTGATAATATTGTTTGCCGCAAAAAGCCCATTATTGGTGATCTTTGGGTACTGATTGTTTGTCGTTACCTGTGGGAAGCCGCCTGCAAATGCATTGGGGTTGAGGGCAACGTTCCTGGTACCCGGTGTCGGCTTATATGGTTCAACCTTATGAATTGTCTCAAGCTCATCCCATTTTGCCTGCTCTTTCTTCTTAAAGTAGTTTTTATAACGCGGTTCGGGGTCTTGCAACTTAAGTGTTTTACCGCTTCGTTTTTTATAGAGCAACTCTGTACTGCGTCTGTTTTCTTCGGCAAGTGACTCACGCTTTGTGTGATAGTGAATATACTTCTTTTCTGTTTTTTCATCCCAGATATTATTCTCCATATAGTCTCCACAATAGGGCACGCAGAGGTCGATCCAAGCGCAGAACTTATCCAGTTCTTCTCTAGTCAGCTTGGTGCCGCCATGACCATTGCGCAACATTTCAACAATTCTTGATGTACCAGAGCCGGCGTGATAGGCCGGTAACATTGAGGGGCGTGATTGAGCACTGACCCAATTGAGTATTTCGCGACTGTCCTGCCCCTTGCTTCCACGTCCCACAGTTGTTCCGGTGAGAGTTAGGTATGACTGCAGCCAGGCTCTTCCGGCGAACTTGTCATTGACCTTTGTTGAAGTTAAGTCTCCTAGTACTTTGCCGCTTTTCTTTGATTCACCATCGTGACATGAGATACAATTTTTATCGAGAATGGGCTGAATATATTTTTCGAAACTGAAGCCACCCGTGATATTGTAGAAAGGAGTAAGCTCCAAAGCGCCTTTTTTCATCGCCATTCTTGTTTTAGAGGCAGGAGGCGTGTAGTCTTTGTTCTCGTGGCAGCCGATAAATTTCTTGATTGCTATATCGCCTCCTTCAATATCGAGAGTACCTACTTGTATACCGTCATTCATATCAACTGGAGAAGTTGAATAGTAGACGGTCTTTTGCTTTTTAGGCTTATTTACATTATCACTAGTCGGTGGCTTTTCGGCCTTTAAAAGAGTTGTAAAAAGCAATATTATTAAACAGGTCAAACTCCTACTTTTGATTTTTTTAAATCTCATAAAAATACTCCTTTAAATATATTAAATTTCTAGTCATTATTTCCACATACCAGTTTTTAAATAGAATTGGATGCCTCCATCGCTGAAATAGGTAGAAAAGTCGATGGCTCAAAGAACCTTATCTTCAAAGTTATTCTTTTTGATTGAGCTTTGTAAGGAACTTGTTTTTTCGCTGGTCTTGAACAGTCCAAGCTTGCTTTTAACCTTTTAATGAAATCTTTCAGCAAGCTGCCGGATTTATTTGAACACCTTTCAGCGAAAGGCCTTTTCATTTTTAGGCAGCCACTTTTTGTGTTGCTCTTTTATGGCCTTGTATTCCGGATTACTCGCGAGGTTTTCGTGCTCCCAAGGATCTTTACTGTGATCGTAGAGCTCTTCTGTCCCATCCTTGTAGCGAATATAACGCCAGCGATCCGAACGAATGGCGTGATTTCCCGGGTTTTGCGTCATCAGTGCTGGACGCTTCCAATTCATCTGCGGGTTTTTCAAGAGAGGCACCAGGCTCTGTCCATCGAGTTCTACTTTTACAGGTAAGTTAGCCAGTTCGTTCAGAGTCGGAAATATATCCACTAAGCTGACTGGACGATCACAGCGCGTACCAGGTTTGGTAATTCCCGGGGCGACAATGATAAAGGGAACGTGGTTGGCTTTTTCCCACAGGGTGAATTTTACTGTCGCTGATTTGTCACCGAGGTGATATCCATGATCTGACCACAGGATAATGATGGTATTTTCAGCACGGCCAGTTTTATCGAGCTGATCGAGCAAACGACCGACCATTTCATCTGAATAATCACTGGCAGCTTGGTAGGCTTGGACCATTTTTTTGAGACTACCTGGATGCTCGGGGGCTTTCTTTGAGGCATTATCCCAGATAAAGCCTTCGGTACGAGACATATTTCTCCCAATCGGCGGGACATCATTCAAGTCATTTCTGGGCATGGGAGGCAGGCGTAATTGATCAAGTGGATAACGCGCGAAACTGGCTGGTGGGGCCCAGAACGGTAAGTGCGGGCGAAAGATTCCTGCCGCTAAAAAAAGCGACTTATCTTTGGGGTATTCGGCCATCACTTTATTGATGTAGTTTACGGTATATTCATCTGTCTGTTTATCGACATCGTGAACGCCCCAGTCCCAGCCATAATGAGCTAAGGCACCGATTTTCTTATCGCCACGGCGGTAGCCATTGTAATTATGTTTTGGTTTATTGGCGTGTAGTTGCAGAGGAAAGAACTTTTCAAATGAAGGTTTGTCTTTACGATCGACACCAGTGCCACCGTGGTGAAATATTTTACCGGCTCCAATGGTCGCATAGTCATTTTCTTTGAAATGTTGTGGCAGTGTTACTACATTCGGCAATAAGCTTTTCCAGGCATTGCCATTGCTGTAAACCCCGGAGGTACTTGGCCGCAAGCCCGTAAGAATAGAAACCCGTGAGGGGTTACAGGCCGGAGTCGTACAATAAGCACGAGTGAAGAAGCAACCTCGTGCAGCAAGCCGTTTTAAGTTCGGCGTTTTAATCGGGTTATTATCATCGAAGAGTGTTGTCCAGTCATTCATATCGTCAATGGCAATAAACAGCACATTCGGTTTTTTAGCCGCGTGAATGGACATGACGAAGCCCATTAGAATGCATAATGTTATTAAATTTTTCATTTATTATTCCTTAATTTATTTAAATGATTTTTCAATTCATATATATGTAGAATTTTTCTCGCTATTGCTCATCCCACCTTAATCTATTACGCTAAGCCAAGTTCAAATCCAAGGCGTATTAACGACCTGAAATTGACTTCAGTTCATAAACATTTAGGGACTCAATCCCCACTTCACCATCTTCAACATGGATTTTAATATCATTTAGAGCGGCACCTTGATCGGTGCGATTATGAATGAAATAAACCGCACCATTTTCGGCAAAAGTTTCGAGGGTTGCACTGTCGATATAAATACGTAGGTCGAGCTTACCATCCTCTTTATCATAGGAACTTATTCCACTATATTTACCCTTTGCTCCGTGAAATTTATTTTTAGCAAGATCGCAGAGAATCTTAGTTTGACCTACTTGAAGGTAAATCGCAGATGGTTTACGTCCCAGTGGGTAATCCAGAGTCATTTCAAGCTCTATGAGTTTTGCTGATTTATCAAAAGTTAGTGTATTTTCACCAAGCAATAGAGCTTTGTCTTCTATTGTTAATATTTTTTTGTCACGTAGGACCTTCAGTTCATCGACAGGGTTTGCATAAGAGCGGACGCCATCCTTGCTCGTGCGTAGAGAAATTTCAAGTGGTAGAGTAAAGCCCTGATTAAATGGCGCTTGGGGATCCGCTGGTTTAAAACGTGCCCAGACCATCATGATCGCTCGTCCATTCGGTGCGTTACTAAAACATTGCGCAGCCTTCAAGTCCCCCCGATTCCTCGTCGAACACCCGTAAACTCAGATGTGAATTTTTTGCCATCAAAGCTTCCTATTTGATAACTGGGTGTTGCATCAAATAGAATCCATTTTTTATTATGGGGGTTCCCATCTACAGGTAATTCTACAAACTCGGGACACTCATGAAAGACCTGATCAGAAAAGCTAGTAAAAGTCCAATTCTTCAAATCCTTACTTATGTAGAATGCCATTTTACCAAGTTTGGGGTTTTTGCACTGACGATAGGTGACTAAACACCAATGCTGTCCGGGTTCATACCAAAATGGCTTAGGATCACGGCCATGATGTGATATCAGTGGATTAGCTTCCTTAAGCAGAGAATAAGTTAAGCCGCTATCAGTTGAATAAGCAAGTGACTCGCCAACAAGCTGGCCAGCGCCTCCTTCATCTTTAGTGGGGTCACCGCCCTTGGTATCTGTTATCATGGCAATAATTGTTTTGGTAGAACCCACTTGCTTACCAAGAGTATTATTGTGATCGACGCATGCGCCTCCAGAAAACGCCTGCCCTATTACCATGGATTGATGCACTTTATCCACAGGCTTGCCCTTCAAGTCCTTTGCTCCAATACGTATCATGTGTGGTCGTTCTTCCCAATGCACGAGATCCTTGCTCACCGCATGACCCCAGTACATATTACCCCAATTAAGACCTACGGGATTCGACTGCCACGAAACATGATATAAGCCATCGGCATAGACCATTCCGTTGGGATCATTATTCCATCCAATTTTTTGGCTTAAATGAAATTGTGGTCGTCCTTTTTCTGAATAAAGTGGGATAAAAGTTTTAATCTTATCTGAAGTCTCAAATAATGGCAAGGCAGCCATATTATCTGGATGTCCAGTGACATTACGAATGATAGCCGTCTTACCGACATATTCACTCATATCCAAAGAACCCCAAAGCCAGATATCTTCAAGTTTGCTAGTCATGCCAAGAGTAAAACTATGAACTTTAAGGCCTTCAACTTCGATTTCTATTAGATTCCCCCAGCCCTTGTATTGCTTGGGCTTAGCAACTGGCACGCTCAAGTATTTCCCAGTTATCTTAATTTCTCGACTTTGAGCGGGTTTCGCGCTCAATGTTTGAGCTGTAAATAAATAGACAAATATAAGAGAAAGCATCATTTTTAAAATCAAGCTTCTTAAATCCTTAATCTTTACAACTAAGTGCTGAACTGAACTAGAGTCTCGCTCAATTGAACTCAAATATGTCGTCGCCGAGATCTCATCATTAAACATTTGTATACGCTTGCTCATTCTTCCACCTTTGACGTCCAAATTGATTTCATGGGATAGATTTCTAGATGGTTGATGGACACACCACTGCCACTGGGGGCATCGACACTAATGGTCATTTTACCCAATACATTTCCCGAGAGGTTCCTTCGTTGTTCCATGTGATAGGCGTAGCCATCTGCCATGAACACTTCTAGGCTTGGACGGTCGACTAATATACGCACCGTGACTTTCCCGTCGGTCATCGGCGCGGGGAATTTTCCAAAGCGTTCTTTGGCGAAATCATAGGTGAGGGCCAGTTTATCCATTTTAATGGTTGCTGTTTTCGGCTTGCCTTTCTTTTCGATGGTGAAAGAGATGTCGTATAACTCCCCGGGTAACTCCTTGGTGAAGGTAGAATTGCCGGCATTCAGTAGGATTCCAGTTTCCTCGACCTCGGCAGCTTTGCGCAGGGTCGCCACTTCCTCAATCGGATTGGCAAAGAGATGTACGTCGCCATCCGTCAGCGTCTTCAGAGTTAAATTCATCGGAATGGTAAAGCCTTGGTTGAACGGCATGCCTTCGGTGACAATTCCAGCCCAGCCAATGTAAGCCGCGCGACCATCAGGCGAATTGCTAAAGCACTGCCCTGCATAGCAGCTACGGGGGATCATCGTTACCTTTTCTCTTTGTGGTCCGAAACGAACTGTCCTTCGTCGAACTCACCGACGAAGTATTCGCTACTCGCCTCCATCATGACCCACTTCTTATTGCGCGCATCGCCGTCGACCGGCAGTTCGAAAAACTCCGGGCATTCGTGCACGTCGAGTATGTTTTGAGTCAAGGTCCAGTTCTTCAAATC from Lentisphaera profundi harbors:
- a CDS encoding glycoside hydrolase family 32 protein, translated to MTLKLYVKILLTLTITSGAFLELKAEDDPRFNKKHMTFESYKDVGYDQKYRPQFHFTSRKNWLNDPNGLVYYDGEWHMYFQHVSIKNGDGPKSWGHAVSKDMLHWEQLPHAILPYKSGSGKGGVIWSGSAVVDHNNSLGKQVGDTKTLVAYFTLTAGPMEQCAAYSTDKGRTYTLINDGDPVVPNQGIWKGERDPKVFWHEATKKWIMAVIVAGPDKLVRIWNSDDMVNWTKTGDFSRNFVECFDMYELPLDGNKNNTKWVCNDAAFYYQIGDFDGSVFKSDNKMLLGDWGGRRFFKAFYASQTFNNSPDGRVYQIAWLKGAGKNNPFKKHELPFTQQMSFPCELTLKSTAEGERMYRWPIDGIKKLYKKSHTFENLTTASKASAAVSGIKGDLVDMIVEFEPSGDDLVTFNICGLDVVYGNSTMFPDKNGKMVKVKSIEFRDIDRGTDLIKIPAPSVDGKVSLRILLDRLSIEMFVNEGAYVAASYCLPTSDKISFKVSKGDDLKINSLVVNELNSIWKGTEK
- a CDS encoding right-handed parallel beta-helix repeat-containing protein — its product is MAKLFNQLAKENDGKSIEFVFKPGVYLLDQPLKPQRNQLLRGEGSVTLKPALTLPAAIVLDGVESVFISNFTIVGGGVDKCDTNGILSVKDSSRVSVSKVTVREVGACGILCKGSKSKYFLIEKCHIQSTGRAGIAMFDGVSHALITKNTVERTTTHGIIFANGGSFSEVSENTIKDTGLLPGGDFAHGVAFDSHGNLNKGEKNLIINNKILNARTGGIEIADGQNHMYIIGNYIEGSGRKNQKREDQYGIYFGGALSQGYHCLIKGNTIKNSCWNSIRIAAPNVERPNKKSPLPKDKYGPTMHVNIIDNIISGSMRYGIELNWCRDVYIKGNRIETSKLADIGVIGKRGKNIDMPSSRIQLKDNILKSKTKLVKDLFEK
- a CDS encoding GH32 C-terminal domain-containing protein yields the protein MMVWARFKPADPQAPFNQGFTLPLEISLRTSKDGVRSYANPVDELKVLRDKKILTIEDKALLLGENTLTFDKSAKLIELEMTLDYPLGRKPSAIYLQVGQTKILCDLAKNKFHGAKGKYSGISSYDKEDGKLDLRIYIDSATLETFAENGAVYFIHNRTDQGAALNDIKIHVEDGEVGIESLNVYELKSISGR
- a CDS encoding glycoside hydrolase family 32 protein; protein product: MSKRIQMFNDEISATTYLSSIERDSSSVQHLVVKIKDLRSLILKMMLSLIFVYLFTAQTLSAKPAQSREIKITGKYLSVPVAKPKQYKGWGNLIEIEVEGLKVHSFTLGMTSKLEDIWLWGSLDMSEYVGKTAIIRNVTGHPDNMAALPLFETSDKIKTFIPLYSEKGRPQFHLSQKIGWNNDPNGMVYADGLYHVSWQSNPVGLNWGNMYWGHAVSKDLVHWEERPHMIRIGAKDLKGKPVDKVHQSMVIGQAFSGGACVDHNNTLGKQVGSTKTIIAMITDTKGGDPTKDEGGAGQLVGESLAYSTDSGLTYSLLKEANPLISHHGRDPKPFWYEPGQHWCLVTYRQCKNPKLGKMAFYISKDLKNWTFTSFSDQVFHECPEFVELPVDGNPHNKKWILFDATPSYQIGSFDGKKFTSEFTGVRRGIGGT
- a CDS encoding GH32 C-terminal domain-containing protein produces the protein MIPRSCYAGQCFSNSPDGRAAYIGWAGIVTEGMPFNQGFTIPMNLTLKTLTDGDVHLFANPIEEVATLRKAAEVEETGILLNAGNSTFTKELPGELYDISFTIEKKGKPKTATIKMDKLALTYDFAKERFGKFPAPMTDGKVTVRILVDRPSLEVFMADGYAYHMEQRRNLSGNVLGKMTISVDAPSGSGVSINHLEIYPMKSIWTSKVEE
- a CDS encoding sulfatase, translated to MKNLITLCILMGFVMSIHAAKKPNVLFIAIDDMNDWTTLFDDNNPIKTPNLKRLAARGCFFTRAYCTTPACNPSRVSILTGLRPSTSGVYSNGNAWKSLLPNVVTLPQHFKENDYATIGAGKIFHHGGTGVDRKDKPSFEKFFPLQLHANKPKHNYNGYRRGDKKIGALAHYGWDWGVHDVDKQTDEYTVNYINKVMAEYPKDKSLFLAAGIFRPHLPFWAPPASFARYPLDQLRLPPMPRNDLNDVPPIGRNMSRTEGFIWDNASKKAPEHPGSLKKMVQAYQAASDYSDEMVGRLLDQLDKTGRAENTIIILWSDHGYHLGDKSATVKFTLWEKANHVPFIIVAPGITKPGTRCDRPVSLVDIFPTLNELANLPVKVELDGQSLVPLLKNPQMNWKRPALMTQNPGNHAIRSDRWRYIRYKDGTEELYDHSKDPWEHENLASNPEYKAIKEQHKKWLPKNEKAFR
- a CDS encoding DUF7402 domain-containing protein, whose product is MRFKKIKSRSLTCLIILLFTTLLKAEKPPTSDNVNKPKKQKTVYYSTSPVDMNDGIQVGTLDIEGGDIAIKKFIGCHENKDYTPPASKTRMAMKKGALELTPFYNITGGFSFEKYIQPILDKNCISCHDGESKKSGKVLGDLTSTKVNDKFAGRAWLQSYLTLTGTTVGRGSKGQDSREILNWVSAQSRPSMLPAYHAGSGTSRIVEMLRNGHGGTKLTREELDKFCAWIDLCVPYCGDYMENNIWDEKTEKKYIHYHTKRESLAEENRRSTELLYKKRSGKTLKLQDPEPRYKNYFKKKEQAKWDELETIHKVEPYKPTPGTRNVALNPNAFAGGFPQVTTNNQYPKITNNGLFAANNIINGKTSNKGHGHNGLNGEHFPSWGPNVADNIWVKIDLGKKHEVDMVVIYIRADFSPYREGDHDSYFKSGTLEFSDGSKVPFKLKRNAKAQAIKFKARSTSSVKITDLVMAKRKWSGLSEVQVYGK